The DNA window CCGACGATGAGGAGCGCCAGGACCGCGATGCCGATGGTGAGATAGAGGTCGGAGCGGTCCTTCTTCTTCGTCCGCTTCAGCGCGGGGAGCGCGACCTCGGTCGGGGCCTGCGCGGTCTTCCGCCGGATCTTCGCCGCGTCCATCTTCTCCCGGATGCGGGCGAGGTCCTCCTCGCGGAGCGCGTCCAACTCGAGGCTCGGCGACACCTGGATCTTCGGCTCGTTCGGATCGACGACCGGGACGGGGCGCGGCGTCGGGGTCAGCGGCTCCATGCCGCTCGGGGTCCCGTCGGGGTCGGTGGGGACGTCCCAGCTGCCGCTCGTGGGAGGCCCGGCGGGCTCGGCGCGGGTCGGTCCGTCCCACGTGTCCGGCCCGGCAGCTTCGGGCGCCGCGGCGGCGCCCATGCCCGGGACCGTGCTGCCCGGGACCGTGCTGCCCGAGGCGCCCCGCGAGGCGGCGTGGAACGGAGAGACCCGCTCCTCAATCGTCTTGAGCGGATCACCCCACGACCCATCGAGGGCCGGCATGTCCTGCATCGTCGCGTCGTCGCGGGAGTCGTCGCTCATGCTCGGTCGTGGCAGCCTACCACGCGGCGCTTGCACGCGACCCGCCCCGAGGTGACCATGAGGGGCCCCCCGAACGCAGTCAGGAAACCATGGCCGAACGCGTCCACCTGCCCATCTCGGGCCAGCCCAAATCGGGCCAGCCCAGCCCCGGCCAGCCCGCCGAGGAGGGTCGGACCACCGACGACCTGGGCGTTCGCACCGACGTGCGCAACGAGCAGTCGGAGCACGAGGGCCCGGTCCTCGGGATCGCCGACCCCTGGCGAGACCGAAAGCCCGAGCCCGATCGCGCGGTCAGCTGCATCATGGCCGACAGCCTCTACGTGAAGGCCAACGGCGAGATGCCCTGCTGGTGTGACTCGGGCGAGCAGCTGATCCTCGAGACGCTGACGGTCGAGAAGCTCATGGACCCGAGCTTCGACGCCTTCAACCACCCGAAGATCCAGGTGATCCGCGACGCCTTCCACCGCGAGGACCGCTACCCGTTCCCGAGCACCTGTCGCCGCTGCGCGATGGTCTACCCCGACGCGGAGCGGGATCGGAGCCTCTACCGGGACGGGATCGACACCCTGCACGTCGAGTCGAGCTGGCTGTGCAACCTCGACTGCCCCCTGTGCATCCCGAAGAAGGAGCGGAAGTCCCTCAAGGACCCGCCCTTCCACGTCGAGCCCTCGCTCTGGGTGGCGCTGGTCCACAACCTGAAGCTCCACGGCGTCAAGCGGGTTCGCATGCTCCATTTCGAGGGCCGCGGCGACCCGCTGATGCACCCGCACCTCGGGCACCTCTGCAAGGTGTTCCACATGAGCTATCCGGACGCGATCATCCAGGCGACGACGAACGGCAACTTCCCCTTCAAGGACGACCTCTTCGAGGGGGGGCTGACGCACCTGCGCATCAGCGCCGACGGCGCGCGCGAGGAGAGCTACCAGACCTATCGACGGGGCGGGAAGTTCGCCAAGGTCCACAAGTTCATGGCCGACGCGGCCGAGTGCCGGACCCGCCTCGGGCTCCAGGATCGGGTCCACATCGAGTGGAAGTACATCCTCTTCGAGTGGAACGACACCGACGAGGAGATGCTCGAGGCCTACCAGATCGCGAACGACATCGGCATCGAGCTGTCGTTCTGCCTCACGCCCTGGGAGGGGAAGTCGCTGCGCTTCGACAACGACAACCTCTCCGAGAAGCTCGCCGAGATCATGCCCAGCGCACAGAACCGCCCGACGCGGCACATCGAGCTGGGCCTCGACCATCAGAACGACGCCGCGCAGTGAATCTGGAGGCGCTCGACATGCAAGGGGGGAAGTGCAGCCGCGGAGCCGACCGCCGCGACCTGCGGCCCGGTGGTGGGCAGCGGGGACGCCGACCGCAGTGACCCAGGAGCAACGAAGAGTGAGCCGCCCCCCTCGCGCCAGCGTCATCGTCGTCGAATGGCGCACCGCCGACTATCTCCCGCGTTGCCTCGAGGCGCTCGAGGCGTCCGAGCTCCCGCGCGACGCCTTCGAGATCATCGTGGTCGACAACGACTCGCCGACGCCCATCGACCACCTCCACGAGGCCTATCCGTCGGTCCACTTCATCTCCTCGCGCCGGAACCTCGGCTTCGCGGGCGGCTGCCAGCTGGGCGCCAGCCGGGCCCGCGGCGAGGTGCTCCTCATGGTCAACCCCGACTGCGTCGTCGCCCCCGACTGGCTCGGGCAGATGCTCGCCGTCTTCGACGCGGAGCCGAGAGCCGGCGTCGTGGGGTGCAAGCTGGTCCACCCGGGCACCCGCGTGCTGCAACACGCGGGGGGGCAGCTCTTCGCCAACGGCCGCAGCGAGCACCTCGGACGCGACGAGGCGGACCACGGACAGTACGACGAGCCGCGCGAGGTGGACTACGTCTGCGGCGCGGCCCTCGGCGCGCGCAGGAGCACCGTGGACGAGGTCGGCTTCCTCTCGGGCGCCTATTTCCCCGCCTACTACGAGGAGACCGAGCTCTGCGTGCGGGTCCGGCGCGCCGGCTGGAAGGTGCTCTACACCCCGCACGCGCGGGCCGAGCATCACGAGTCGGTCGCCTCCGGGGGAGCGCTCAGCGAGGTCTACCTCCGGCGCTACCACCACGGCCGCATGCGCTTCGTCTATCGCAACACCGCCCCGCTGCGCATGTTGACCGACTTCCTCCCGGCCGAGATGGCCTGGCTGTCCCACATGGATAGCAAGGAGCGCTGGATCTGCGCGAAGGCGTACGGGCGCGCGCTCGTGGACGCGTGGCGCGAGGACCGAGGCACGCCGGCCCCTGGCGACGTCTCCGCCGAGCGTCCACCGCTGCCGGCGCCCGCCCCGACGGGCACGCCGCGGGAGCTCACCGTGAGGGGAGCCCAGCGCCCGCCCTCTTCCAGGCCGCCCTCCTCCCGGCCGCCGGCGCCCGGACCGCGCGCGCTCCTCGTGGGCTCGGAGGGCTGATGTCACGCGTCGTCGTCTTCGGGCTCGGGCCCATGCGCTGGGAGCAGAGCACGCGCCTCTTCGCGCTCCCGCTCCGGACGTGGCACTTCGCGGCCACGCTGGCGCGAGATCGGCACGAAGTGTTGCTGTTCTCCATGCGCACGGCCGCGTTCGAGGGCTGGCCCCCGGAGAAGGTCACCAAGGTCGAGCGGGACGGCGTCACCATCTACTCGCTGAGCGAGCACCTCCTGCACGAGCGGCCGGACTGGGTGCAGGCGCGCATCGCGGAGTTCGGACCGGACTGCATCGTCGGCGTGAACAAGGACCCGGCCGCGGTGGCGGTGAACTTCGCGGGCGAGCTCCCCTTCTGGGCCGACATCAACGGCGACCCGATGGCGGAGGCGCAGGCCAAGGCGGAGGCCGTCGGCACCGACATCTGGACGGGCGAGTTCCACCGGCGCTTCACCACCGCCTTGATGCGCGGCGACGTCTTCTCGACCTGCTCGACGCCCCAGCGGCACGCGCTGATCGGGCAGCTCTCGATGACCGGCCGGCTCACCGGGCCGAACGCGGGCTACGAGATGGTCCACGCGGTCCCCAACTCGATCGACGACGAGGAGCTCCGGCTGCTGTCGACCCTGGATCGCCCCCCGCGCCGCCCCTCGGACCCGTTCGTCCTGCTGTGGAGCGGCGGGTACAACACCTGGTGCGATCCCGACCTCCTCTACGAGGCGGTGGACCGCGCGATGACAGAGGCGCCGCAGCTGCGCTTCGTCTCCACGGGCGGCGCGATCGGCGGGCACTACACCGAAGGCTACGACCGGTTCCGGGAGCGCGTGGCGCGGAGCGGCCACAAGGAGCGCTACCACTTCGCGGGCTGGGTCCAGACGGCGGAGCTGCCCGCCTACTACGGCGACGCGCACGCGGCGGTGTTGACCGACCGCTTCGGCTACGAGGGTCTGCTCGGCGCGCGCACCCGCATGCTCGACTGGCTCGCGGCGGGGCTGCCCATCGTCACCACCCGCCTCAGCGAGATCAGCGTCGATCTCGAGAGCGTGGGCGCCGCGCTCTGCTCGGAGTGCGAGAACATCGACGCGATGACCCAGAACATCCTGCGCCTCGTCCGGCAGCCCGCGCTGGCCGTCGAGATGGGCGCACGCGGCCGCAGGCACGCGAGCGAGCGGCTGCGGGCGGCGCGTCAGCTGGACGCCCTGCGGGAGTGGGCGGCGGCGCCTCGGCGCGCGCCGGACGGCGAGCGTCGCGTGGAGATGCCGCGTCA is part of the Sandaracinaceae bacterium genome and encodes:
- a CDS encoding radical SAM protein, whose product is MAERVHLPISGQPKSGQPSPGQPAEEGRTTDDLGVRTDVRNEQSEHEGPVLGIADPWRDRKPEPDRAVSCIMADSLYVKANGEMPCWCDSGEQLILETLTVEKLMDPSFDAFNHPKIQVIRDAFHREDRYPFPSTCRRCAMVYPDAERDRSLYRDGIDTLHVESSWLCNLDCPLCIPKKERKSLKDPPFHVEPSLWVALVHNLKLHGVKRVRMLHFEGRGDPLMHPHLGHLCKVFHMSYPDAIIQATTNGNFPFKDDLFEGGLTHLRISADGAREESYQTYRRGGKFAKVHKFMADAAECRTRLGLQDRVHIEWKYILFEWNDTDEEMLEAYQIANDIGIELSFCLTPWEGKSLRFDNDNLSEKLAEIMPSAQNRPTRHIELGLDHQNDAAQ
- a CDS encoding glycosyltransferase family 2 protein, producing MSRPPRASVIVVEWRTADYLPRCLEALEASELPRDAFEIIVVDNDSPTPIDHLHEAYPSVHFISSRRNLGFAGGCQLGASRARGEVLLMVNPDCVVAPDWLGQMLAVFDAEPRAGVVGCKLVHPGTRVLQHAGGQLFANGRSEHLGRDEADHGQYDEPREVDYVCGAALGARRSTVDEVGFLSGAYFPAYYEETELCVRVRRAGWKVLYTPHARAEHHESVASGGALSEVYLRRYHHGRMRFVYRNTAPLRMLTDFLPAEMAWLSHMDSKERWICAKAYGRALVDAWREDRGTPAPGDVSAERPPLPAPAPTGTPRELTVRGAQRPPSSRPPSSRPPAPGPRALLVGSEG